The Stappia sp. genome window below encodes:
- a CDS encoding MoaD/ThiS family protein: MKVKFHTWLKTKTGCGEEEIDLPDHVRTISDLTAFLAERHAEAAPLFAMPQALRYVIDRRYVDTDHDISSSPVVEIYPPVTGG; the protein is encoded by the coding sequence ATGAAGGTTAAGTTTCATACCTGGCTCAAGACGAAGACGGGCTGCGGCGAGGAAGAGATCGACCTGCCCGACCACGTCCGCACCATCTCGGATCTGACCGCCTTTCTGGCCGAACGCCACGCGGAGGCCGCACCGCTCTTCGCGATGCCGCAGGCGCTGCGCTATGTGATTGACCGGCGCTACGTCGATACCGACCATGACATTTCCTCCTCGCCCGTGGTGGAGATCTACCC
- a CDS encoding ABC transporter permease, which translates to MMFLKRLRGRLIDLAFVIVGVSVLVFAFIRMIPGDAVAIMLGANAEVTPERIAAVRTRLGLDLPIHEQYVVWVSDVLRGDFGVSIWTGKPVIDEIAAHVWPTLQLTLLALATAVILAIPLGILMARLRGRRGEAFVQAGSVVGLTIPPFWLGIIMILTLSAIAPGVQMLGYVPFSQDPLGNIARLILPAFALSLPIMANLARLLRSTLLEAMQQDYIRTARAKGVPARRVLYRHALRNALIPFVTSVGIMAGYLLGGAIVIEQVFAIPGLGRLILGAIAERNYPLIQATILLVTCSFVFVNFAVDVVYAIIDPRISE; encoded by the coding sequence ATGATGTTTCTCAAACGGCTTCGCGGACGTCTCATCGATCTCGCCTTCGTCATCGTCGGCGTGTCGGTGCTCGTCTTCGCCTTCATCCGGATGATCCCGGGCGATGCCGTGGCGATCATGCTGGGCGCGAACGCCGAAGTGACGCCGGAGCGCATCGCCGCCGTGCGGACCCGCCTCGGGCTCGACCTGCCGATCCACGAACAGTATGTCGTGTGGGTGTCCGACGTGTTGCGCGGCGACTTCGGCGTCTCGATCTGGACCGGCAAGCCGGTGATCGACGAGATCGCCGCTCACGTCTGGCCGACCCTGCAACTGACGCTGCTGGCGCTCGCCACGGCGGTGATCCTGGCGATCCCGCTGGGGATTCTCATGGCGCGGCTGCGCGGGCGCCGGGGCGAGGCCTTCGTGCAGGCCGGCTCTGTCGTGGGGCTCACCATCCCGCCCTTCTGGCTCGGCATCATCATGATCCTGACGCTGTCGGCCATCGCGCCGGGCGTCCAGATGCTCGGCTACGTGCCCTTCTCGCAGGACCCGCTCGGCAACATCGCCCGGCTGATCCTGCCCGCCTTCGCGCTCAGCCTGCCGATCATGGCCAATCTCGCGCGCCTGCTGCGTTCCACACTGCTCGAGGCGATGCAGCAGGACTACATCCGCACCGCCCGCGCCAAGGGCGTGCCGGCGCGCCGCGTGCTCTATCGTCACGCCTTGCGCAATGCGCTCATTCCCTTCGTCACCAGCGTCGGCATCATGGCCGGGTACTTGCTCGGCGGCGCCATCGTCATCGAACAGGTCTTCGCCATTCCCGGTCTCGGCCGGCTGATCCTGGGCGCCATCGCGGAGCGCAACTATCCGCTGATCCAGGCGACGATCCTGCTCGTCACCTGCAGCTTCGTCTTCGTCAATTTCGCGGTCGACGTCGTCTATGCAATCATCGATCCGAGGATCTCCGAATGA
- a CDS encoding ABC transporter permease, producing the protein MSAPASPTGTRGHKRRRPLLSLYSIALGMIVALTLVALAAPVIAPYDPLAQDILQRLKGPSAAHWLGTDQLGRDVLSRIIYGLRSSLSISASAVFLAFLGGSVLGLIAAYYRGWPERIIMRLMDVLFAFPVMLLAIGVIAVMGPGAVPTAAAIAIVYTPIFARLLRGPALVVAESDFVMSARSIGASDLRIILHHILPNLVSVILVQFSLLLSSAILVEASLSFLGLGTQPPTPSLGMMLSEGRNFLFLAPWAAIFSGVAILIVAFALNLFGDALRDDLDPRLRT; encoded by the coding sequence ATGAGCGCGCCGGCCAGCCCGACCGGGACGCGGGGCCACAAGCGGCGCCGGCCGTTGCTGTCGCTTTACTCGATCGCGCTTGGCATGATCGTCGCGCTGACGCTCGTCGCCCTGGCGGCGCCGGTGATCGCGCCCTACGATCCGCTCGCGCAGGACATCCTCCAGCGCCTCAAGGGTCCTTCCGCCGCCCATTGGCTCGGCACCGACCAGCTCGGTCGCGACGTGCTTTCGCGCATCATCTACGGCCTGCGCTCCTCGCTCTCGATCTCGGCGAGCGCCGTCTTCCTCGCCTTTCTCGGCGGCAGCGTGCTGGGGCTGATCGCCGCCTATTATCGCGGCTGGCCCGAACGCATCATCATGCGGCTGATGGATGTCCTCTTCGCCTTTCCGGTGATGCTGCTCGCCATCGGCGTGATCGCCGTCATGGGTCCGGGCGCCGTGCCCACAGCCGCCGCCATCGCCATCGTCTACACGCCGATCTTCGCCCGCCTGCTGCGCGGGCCGGCGCTTGTGGTGGCCGAAAGCGATTTCGTGATGAGCGCGCGCTCCATCGGCGCCTCCGACCTGCGCATCATCCTGCATCACATATTGCCCAATCTCGTCAGCGTCATCCTGGTGCAGTTCAGCCTGCTTCTGTCCTCGGCGATCCTGGTGGAAGCCTCCCTCTCCTTTCTCGGCCTCGGCACCCAGCCGCCGACGCCCTCGCTCGGCATGATGCTGTCGGAGGGGCGCAACTTCCTGTTTCTCGCCCCCTGGGCGGCGATCTTCTCGGGCGTGGCGATCCTGATCGTCGCCTTCGCGCTGAACCTCTTCGGCGACGCCCTGCGCGACGACCTCGACCCCCGGCTGCGGACCTGA
- a CDS encoding ABC transporter ATP-binding protein yields the protein MLTIRDLCLEAGGNVLVDGIDLAVGEGEMLGLVGESGCGKTITALSVLGLLPSHAVRLTRGHILFNGRDLAGLGEDEMNAVRGNDISMIFQEPMTSLNPVMTVGDQIGEGLALHRALDGAARDAEVDRLLALVGLPNGPAQRRKYPHQLSGGQRQRVMIAMALACEPALLIADEPTTALDVTIQAQILDLIGEMRARFGMACILVTHDLGVVAETCGAVAVMYAGRIVEQGPVAEVFRTPRHRYTQALLSTIPAANRPGSALPAIPGTVPPPGARPPGCAFAERCAHALSRCADEKPPREVHGDHVALCWNPAS from the coding sequence GTGCTGACGATCCGGGATCTATGTCTCGAGGCGGGCGGAAACGTGCTCGTCGACGGGATCGACCTCGCCGTCGGGGAGGGCGAGATGCTCGGTCTCGTCGGGGAATCGGGCTGCGGCAAGACGATCACCGCGCTCTCCGTTCTGGGCCTGCTGCCGAGCCATGCCGTGCGCCTGACGCGCGGACATATCCTCTTCAACGGCCGCGATCTCGCGGGGCTCGGCGAGGACGAGATGAACGCCGTGCGCGGCAACGACATCTCGATGATCTTTCAGGAGCCGATGACCTCGCTCAATCCGGTGATGACCGTGGGCGACCAGATCGGCGAGGGGCTTGCGCTTCACCGCGCTCTCGACGGCGCGGCCCGCGACGCGGAGGTCGACCGCCTGCTCGCGCTGGTCGGGCTGCCGAACGGCCCCGCGCAGCGGCGCAAGTATCCGCATCAACTGTCCGGCGGTCAGCGTCAGCGGGTGATGATCGCCATGGCGCTCGCCTGCGAGCCCGCGCTGCTGATCGCCGATGAACCCACGACCGCGCTCGACGTCACGATCCAGGCGCAGATCCTCGATCTCATCGGCGAGATGCGTGCCCGCTTCGGCATGGCCTGCATTCTGGTGACCCACGACCTCGGCGTGGTGGCCGAGACCTGCGGCGCGGTGGCGGTCATGTATGCCGGGCGCATCGTGGAGCAGGGGCCGGTCGCCGAGGTCTTCCGCACCCCGCGCCATCGCTACACCCAGGCGCTGCTGAGCACCATTCCGGCGGCCAACCGGCCCGGCTCCGCGCTGCCGGCAATCCCCGGCACCGTGCCGCCGCCCGGCGCGCGGCCCCCGGGCTGCGCCTTCGCCGAACGCTGCGCGCATGCGCTTTCGCGCTGCGCCGATGAGAAACCGCCGCGCGAGGTCCATGGCGACCACGTGGCCCTGTGCTGGAACCCGGCCTCATGA
- a CDS encoding ThiF family adenylyltransferase, giving the protein MTTTHPERTTILRLSRRDAETLRADALPQMPPRAFAATLAVTETAGARIWTLRPLALGLPQNHPGAAAEIIVLGLADAAGFRAALDTHLPEAEDGADTPDPTTVRLLVGVCADGTVQAAGRHRADGGWHDIDRIFIEGEPGLAVWHGGDPPAEPPLPPERVARFTSSFGVEAYQRLRRSTAVVIGAGGTGSVAIPMLARAGVGRIVIVDSDLISPSNLERTHASFPEHIETPTLKAALARDHVQRIDPDIEVIAYDGRLPQRAIVEEVARADVLLGCTDQHTSRLALSDMARRYLVPAIDCGGLIEGANGLVTGQIIQLVLFRPDDPCPRCRGMVDDLRMRQELMSPQERQALIEAAGDAAPPPEAHEIPQIDTVGYITTVSGTLAAGYAIGWLTGRFDPPFERMQMNLIAECLDVTDRPQTVDPACGCQNARGLGDAGVPPFAIPDHWAEARRL; this is encoded by the coding sequence ATGACCACGACCCACCCGGAGCGCACCACCATCCTGAGGCTTTCAAGGCGGGACGCCGAGACTCTGCGCGCGGACGCCCTGCCGCAGATGCCGCCGCGCGCCTTTGCCGCGACGCTCGCCGTGACCGAGACCGCCGGGGCGCGCATCTGGACCCTGCGCCCGCTTGCCCTCGGCCTGCCGCAGAACCACCCGGGCGCGGCCGCCGAGATCATCGTCCTGGGCCTTGCCGACGCGGCCGGGTTCCGCGCCGCGCTCGACACCCATCTCCCGGAGGCCGAAGACGGCGCGGACACGCCGGATCCCACCACCGTGCGACTTCTCGTTGGGGTCTGCGCGGACGGTACGGTGCAGGCGGCCGGCCGGCATCGCGCGGACGGCGGCTGGCACGACATCGACCGCATCTTCATCGAGGGCGAACCGGGCCTTGCGGTCTGGCATGGCGGCGACCCGCCCGCCGAACCGCCCCTGCCGCCCGAACGGGTCGCCCGCTTCACCAGCTCCTTCGGCGTCGAGGCCTATCAGCGGCTGCGGCGCTCCACCGCCGTCGTCATCGGCGCCGGCGGCACCGGATCGGTCGCCATCCCGATGCTGGCGCGCGCCGGCGTCGGCAGGATCGTGATCGTCGATTCCGACCTGATCAGCCCGTCCAATCTGGAACGCACCCACGCGAGCTTTCCCGAACACATCGAAACGCCGACGCTGAAGGCTGCGCTTGCCCGCGATCACGTGCAACGGATCGATCCCGACATCGAGGTCATCGCCTACGACGGACGTTTGCCGCAGCGCGCAATCGTGGAGGAAGTGGCGCGGGCCGACGTTCTGCTCGGCTGCACCGATCAGCATACCAGCCGGCTCGCGTTGAGCGACATGGCGCGGCGCTATCTCGTGCCCGCCATCGATTGCGGCGGGCTGATCGAGGGCGCGAACGGCCTCGTGACCGGGCAGATCATCCAGCTGGTTCTCTTTCGCCCGGACGACCCCTGCCCGCGCTGCCGGGGCATGGTGGATGACCTGCGCATGCGTCAGGAGCTGATGTCGCCGCAGGAGCGGCAGGCGCTGATCGAGGCGGCCGGCGATGCCGCCCCGCCGCCGGAGGCGCATGAGATCCCGCAGATCGACACGGTCGGCTACATCACCACGGTGAGCGGCACGCTGGCCGCCGGCTATGCCATCGGCTGGCTGACCGGGCGCTTCGACCCGCCGTTCGAACGCATGCAGATGAACCTCATCGCCGAGTGCCTCGACGTGACCGACCGCCCGCAAACGGTGGACCCGGCCTGCGGCTGCCAGAACGCGCGCGGCCTCGGCGATGCCGGCGTGCCACCTTTCGCGATTCCCGACCATTGGGCGGAGGCGCGCAGATTGTGA
- a CDS encoding CoA transferase yields MQNKSLNNIKVLDLSRYIAGPFCGQVLGDLGADVVKVERIEGGEEGRRVGEMVDGETLFFMGANRNKRSLTLDFRHPEGQALLRRLAAQADIVIENFRPGTLEKMGCGYDVLSAANPGLILVRVSGFGQEGPMASHPCFDGAAQAHSGVMALTGPAGGAPTMSGVFVADYSSALYATIAALAALQSRHDTGKGQVVEATLMDSALSMLTTAIAESKLFGTEPARLGNRDRYLSPSHCFKSRDDKWIYVVAGNDHHFVKLSEAMGMPELPADDRFATFFARNAHVDALEAIIDAWGRERDAADILQTLHAVGVPCEPVASIADVVDNPHLAHRGQIVEVPHPAGGSVPVPASAIKMSATPPAVHRGPPALGADTRAVLAEWLGIDDAEFREIEATGCL; encoded by the coding sequence ATGCAGAATAAATCATTGAACAACATAAAGGTTCTTGATCTTTCCAGGTATATAGCCGGGCCGTTCTGTGGTCAGGTTCTGGGAGATCTTGGTGCGGACGTGGTGAAGGTCGAACGCATCGAGGGGGGCGAGGAGGGGCGGCGCGTCGGCGAAATGGTCGACGGCGAGACCCTGTTCTTCATGGGCGCGAACCGCAACAAGCGCAGCCTGACCCTCGACTTCCGTCATCCCGAGGGGCAGGCCCTGCTGCGCCGGCTGGCGGCGCAGGCCGATATCGTCATCGAGAACTTTCGCCCCGGCACGCTGGAGAAGATGGGGTGCGGTTACGACGTTCTGTCGGCGGCCAATCCCGGGCTTATTCTCGTGCGCGTCTCCGGTTTCGGTCAGGAGGGGCCGATGGCCTCCCATCCGTGCTTCGACGGTGCGGCTCAGGCGCACAGCGGGGTCATGGCCCTGACGGGCCCGGCTGGCGGCGCGCCGACCATGTCGGGGGTCTTCGTGGCCGATTATTCCAGCGCGCTCTATGCGACGATCGCGGCGCTTGCCGCGCTGCAGTCGCGCCACGACACGGGCAAGGGCCAGGTGGTGGAGGCGACCCTGATGGACAGCGCCCTGTCGATGCTGACAACCGCCATCGCGGAATCGAAACTCTTCGGCACGGAGCCGGCGCGCCTCGGCAATCGCGACCGCTATCTCTCGCCCTCCCATTGCTTCAAGAGCCGCGATGACAAATGGATCTATGTGGTGGCCGGCAACGACCATCACTTCGTGAAACTCAGCGAGGCGATGGGCATGCCCGAGCTGCCGGCCGACGACCGGTTCGCGACCTTCTTCGCCCGCAATGCCCATGTCGACGCGCTGGAAGCGATCATCGACGCCTGGGGTCGGGAGCGGGACGCGGCAGATATCCTTCAGACGTTGCATGCCGTCGGCGTGCCCTGCGAGCCGGTCGCCAGCATCGCCGACGTGGTCGACAACCCGCATCTCGCCCATCGCGGCCAGATCGTCGAGGTGCCGCATCCGGCCGGCGGAAGCGTGCCGGTGCCCGCCAGCGCGATCAAGATGTCGGCGACCCCGCCGGCCGTGCATCGCGGGCCGCCCGCGCTTGGCGCCGACACGCGCGCCGTGCTGGCAGAGTGGCTCGGGATCGACGACGCCGAGTTTCGGGAAATCGAAGCGACCGGCTGCCTGTAG
- a CDS encoding ABC transporter substrate-binding protein, producing the protein MDRLRKSFIASGTALALTLSLGAQAAPLEVAVDSSPSGLDPHIVTAFSSFQIIDGTIYEGLTALDADLAIVPGLASAWEISEDKTTYTFTLREGVAFHGGGTMTSADVAASLNRVLDEDTGSPLASRLAAVEAIETPDDSTVVIRLKAPSAPLLSSLTTIAIVPAKYAEDTETLQRAPDGTGAFRFVEWQPNVAIRLEANDSYWQDGLPKLEGVNFNIVPEAATRQVGLTSGQYHMLPNTDAVTALQLQSQPNVKLQDTLELAYSLTGLNVTRPPLDNPKVREALNYAINRDDLVQAALFGAGVPGGPLSPALTGFALPTEELACFSSDPEKAKALLAEAGVETPIELELLVLPRDDTKAMAQVIQQQLAAIGVNLTLDIPEIGQFVQDWRNSEFDMFVSLNSGTIEPDDYFYRTFRTGGSTNVFKYSNPALDALLDAGREETDVDGRREIYAQVQSALACDGPALFLAYGQLYTAMRTSVEGYEIYPNRSLGSLKSVTLDN; encoded by the coding sequence ATGGACAGGTTGCGCAAATCCTTCATCGCGTCCGGCACCGCGCTGGCACTCACCCTTTCCCTCGGGGCGCAGGCCGCTCCGCTGGAGGTTGCGGTGGACAGCTCGCCCTCCGGTCTCGACCCGCACATCGTGACCGCCTTTTCCTCCTTCCAGATCATCGACGGCACGATCTATGAAGGCCTGACCGCGCTCGACGCCGACCTGGCGATCGTGCCGGGTCTGGCCAGCGCCTGGGAGATCTCCGAGGACAAGACAACCTACACCTTCACCCTGCGCGAGGGCGTCGCCTTCCACGGCGGCGGGACGATGACCTCGGCCGATGTGGCGGCGAGCCTCAACCGCGTGCTCGACGAGGACACCGGCTCGCCGCTCGCCAGCCGGCTTGCCGCCGTCGAGGCGATCGAGACACCGGACGACAGCACCGTCGTCATCCGGCTGAAGGCCCCCTCCGCGCCGCTCCTCTCCTCGCTGACGACCATCGCCATCGTTCCCGCGAAATACGCCGAGGACACGGAGACGCTGCAGCGCGCGCCGGACGGCACGGGCGCCTTCCGCTTCGTGGAATGGCAGCCCAATGTCGCGATCCGGCTGGAGGCCAACGACAGCTACTGGCAGGACGGCCTGCCGAAGCTGGAGGGCGTCAATTTCAACATCGTGCCGGAAGCCGCGACCCGGCAGGTCGGCCTGACCAGCGGGCAGTACCACATGCTGCCCAACACAGACGCGGTGACGGCGCTGCAGCTCCAGTCGCAGCCGAACGTCAAGCTGCAGGACACGCTGGAGCTCGCCTATTCGCTCACCGGGCTCAACGTCACCCGCCCGCCGCTCGACAATCCGAAGGTGCGCGAGGCGCTGAACTACGCGATCAACCGCGACGATCTCGTCCAGGCCGCGCTCTTCGGCGCCGGCGTGCCGGGCGGGCCGCTGTCGCCGGCGCTCACGGGCTTCGCCCTGCCCACCGAGGAACTCGCCTGCTTCTCCTCCGATCCGGAAAAGGCCAAGGCGCTTCTGGCCGAGGCCGGGGTCGAGACGCCCATCGAGCTTGAACTGCTGGTCCTGCCGCGCGACGACACCAAGGCGATGGCCCAGGTGATCCAGCAGCAGCTCGCGGCCATCGGCGTGAACCTGACGCTCGACATTCCGGAAATCGGCCAGTTCGTGCAGGACTGGCGCAATTCCGAGTTCGACATGTTCGTCTCGCTGAACTCGGGCACAATCGAGCCGGACGACTATTTCTACCGCACGTTCCGCACCGGCGGCTCGACCAATGTGTTCAAATACTCCAATCCCGCGCTCGACGCGCTGCTCGACGCGGGCCGCGAGGAGACCGACGTCGACGGGCGGCGCGAGATCTATGCGCAGGTGCAGTCCGCACTCGCCTGCGACGGGCCGGCGCTGTTCCTTGCCTACGGCCAGCTCTATACGGCCATGCGGACCTCGGTGGAGGGCTACGAGATCTATCCCAACCGCTCGCTCGGATCGCTGAAGTCGGTCACGCTCGACAACTGA